In one window of Juglans regia cultivar Chandler chromosome 3, Walnut 2.0, whole genome shotgun sequence DNA:
- the LOC108988417 gene encoding nuclear intron maturase 3, mitochondrial: MLMHLRRINPLGFRPSISYSLKLFSTLLPNPSAVPQTLPSTPDPTEPLTKPQLEHLVLRQYSHGKFFNLVQNVVALPAVLLTACQNLTTRRPNNALKPPDSSSLLHYVSKRFDIADMGRELCENRFDVKACCVTMLPSRKKGESLVLPNLKLKVLIEAIRMVLEIVYDERFVTFSYGGRVGMGRHTAFRYLKKSVENPSWWFNVSFDREMFENRHVNRLCLFIEEKINDRILINIINTLFECEVVRIELGGCYLGRGFPQESGLSSIFINIYFNGFDKEIQDKRLLKNQENLKFDPNELVSTTGVFYKPVKIYVVRYLDEILVITSGSKVLTMDLKNWVVNYLEGRLEFKVDRMKTAIHSAVSENINFLGMELQAVTPSVLHPPMTEKAIRARKKYLRQKEVRTLELKNARERNRKKLGLKIFQHVFKKLKQCDGFKFEFQIENEVQKIFRSWADEVVRDFLGSLEERWEWHRNLTAGDFLSLRHIRDQLPQELVDAYDKFQEQIYKHLSPAKARKELEKEERRVEEEEELKYANRTVEDLTRLCMKVDAPIELVRKGVKMAGFTNSMGRPRPIKLLVALEDTDIIKWYAGVGRRWLDFFCCCHNFKMVKTVVTYHLRFSCILTLAEKHESTKREAMKHYTKDLKVSDLDGNEEVYFPTEREVKMMGDKNLSDPKPVDGTLSLALIRLASDEPSCSCIAHFCDQMATVFYRVRLLQNCLNVNPSDQEKWVPGMGAIHESLNRKCLPLCSDHISDLYMGKITLQDIDCTSFVDED, from the coding sequence ATGCTTATGCACCTCAGAAGAATAAACCCACTTGGATTCAGGCCTTCAATTAGCTATTCTCTCAAGCTATTCTCAACTCTGTTACCGAATCCTTCAGCGGTCCCCCAAACACTACCTTCAACCCCGGACCCTACCGAACCCCTTACTAAACCCCAGCTAGAACACCTGGTGCTCAGACAATACTCCCACGGCAAGTTCTTCAACCTCGTCCAGAACGTCGTCGCTTTGCCCGCCGTCCTCCTCACCGCCTGCCAAAACCTCACCACCCGACGACCCAACAATGCCCTCAAACCTCCCGACTCATCGTCCCTTCTTCACTACGTCTCCAAGCGGTTCGATATCGCAGATATGGGCCGCGAGCTCTGCGAGAATAGGTTCGATGTTAAAGCTTGCTGTGTCACAATGCTGCCCTCGAGAAAGAAAGGTGAGTCTTTGGTTTTGCCCAATTTGAAACTGAAGGTTTTGATTGAAGCTATTAGGATGGTGTTGGAAATTGTTTATGATGAGCGGTTCGTGACGTTTTCTTACGGTGGGCGTGTTGGTATGGGGCGCCACACGGCCTTTAGGTACCTTAAGAAATCAGTAGAGAATCCTAGTTGGTGGTTTAATGTTTCATTTGATcgtgaaatgtttgaaaatcgGCATGTAAATAGGTTATGCTTGTTTAtcgaagagaaaataaatgataggattttgattaatattataaatacctTATTTGAATGTGAGGTGGTGCGAATTGAATTGGGTGGTTGTTATTTGGGAAGGGGGTTTCCTCAAGAATCCGGGTTGAGTTcgattttcattaatatttactttAATGGGTTTGATAAGGAAATTCAAGATAAGCGTCTTCTGAAAAATCAGGAGAATCTCAAATTTGATCCGAATGAACTGGTTTCAACAACTGGTGTGTTTTATAAGCCAGTGAAGATATATGTGGTCAGGTATTTGGATGAGATATTAGTGATAACTTCGGGGTCAAAGGTGTTGACTATGGATTTGAAGAATTGGGTTGTGAATTATTTAGAAGGGAGATTGGAGTTCAAGGTGGACAGGATGAAAACAGCTATTCATAGTGCAGTATCCgagaatattaattttctcGGCATGGAACTACAGGCAGTTACACCTTCAGTTTTGCATCCTCCTATGACAGAAAAAGCAATCAGGGCACGGAAGAAGTACCTCAGACAGAAGGAAGTTAGAACCTTAGAATTGAAAAATGCTAGAGAGAGGAATAGGAAGAAGTTGGGGTTGAAAATATTTCAGCATGTTTTTAAGAAATTGAAGCAATGTGATGGGTTTAAGTTTGAATtccaaattgaaaatgaagttcaAAAAATCTTCAGAAGTTGGGCTGATGAAGTAGTCCGAGATTTCTTGGGGTCCTTGGAAGAGCGTTGGGAATGGCACCGGAATCTGACAGCAGGTGATTTTCTCTCTTTAAGGCACATTAGAGATCAATTGCCCCAAGAGCTGGTTGATGCCTATGATAAGTTCCAAGAGCAAATATACAAGCATTTGAGTCCGGCCAAAGCTAGAAAGGAattagagaaagaagaaaggagggtggaggaggaagaggaactAAAATATGCTAACAGAACGGTTGAGGATTTGACGAGGCTGTGTATGAAAGTTGATGCACCTATAGAACTTGTTAGGAAGGGGGTTAAGATGGCCGGGTTTACAAACAGCATGGGTCGCCCGAGGCCGATCAAGTTACTCGTTGCTCTTGAGGATACTGATATTATCAAGTGGTATGCAGGTGTAGGGAGGAGGTGGCTGGATTTCTTCTGCTGCTGTCACAACTTCAAGATGGTCAAAACTGTTGTAACGTATCACTTGAGGTTCTCTTGCATATTGACGTTAGCTGAGAAGCATGAATCAACCAAACGTGAAGCCATGAAGCATTACACTAAAGACTTAAAAGTCTCTGACTTGGATGGAAACGAAGAAGTGTACTTCCCTACAGAAAGGGAGGTTAAAATGATGGGAGATAAAAATCTTTCGGATCCGAAGCCCGTTGATGGGACATTATCTTTGGCTTTGATCAGATTGGCTTCTGATGAGCCTTCATGTTCCTGCATTGCTCATTTCTGTGACCAAATGGCTACTGTTTTTTATCGGGTACGGTTACTTCAAAACTGTCTGAACGTGAACCCATCAGATCAAGAGAAGTGGGTCCCCGGGATGGGTGCGATTCATGAAAGTCTCAATCGGAAGTGCCTCCCTCTCTGTTCTGATCACATAAGTGATTTGTATATGGGGAAAATCACCCTTCAAGACATTGACTGCACTTCATTTGTGGATGAGGATTGA